TGTTACCTTTGGGCCAGCACATCCAGTGAgctgggggagggaaagaggcagagaggccaAGCCCAGAGTCCTTGCCCGAATGGTGAGTGCTATCCTGGGTGCCTGGACCCATGTCCCCTAAATCCAGAGGGCTGTCCTGCTGGAGGGGACAGCTCCAATCTTGCAGATCTTTGAGGATTTGCTCCTAGGCCCCAGCTGAGCCTCAGAGTAGAAGGAAGTGCTAGGGAATGGGGTGTAGGGTGGAAcaagcggtgtgtgtgtgtgggggggtgggctgGGTGCCCTGCTTAGCTTGAGGGTGCCTGGCCAAGCTCCCCCGACTCCTTCCCACCCCAGCGAGCCCAAGAACTGCTCCCCACAGGGCCTGGGTGCCCTCCCACCCTACCAACCTCTTACCATGTCCAAGGCCACCTTCATGGCCTCTTGCAGCCCAAAGAGCTTCCCCGCCACCAGGTAGACCCCGGCTGTCCACACAGCGCAGGCCTCATGCACCCAGTGCTCCTGGGTGTCCCCACCCTGTTCAGCTGGTGCCTCCTTGCTGCACTCGTGCCTGCGACTCTTGTCAGCCAGGGCTGCCTCCTCACTGCCGCCTTCCCCCCGGCCATCACAGCAGTAGCAGCTCTGCAGCCGCCGTGACAGACCCCTGGTGCTGGTACGCAGAGAACCCTGTTTGATTGGGTCGGCTGGGCCTTCAGGTCTGGGGGGCTTCCCAGAGGTGGCAGCAGCAGTGGTGGCAGCCACACACTCGAAGCCTTTGAGTGTTCTCTCAAGGGGTGGGGACACTTCCTCCAAGGAGCCCTCCGGCCGTACTTTCTCCTTAAGTTTTGGCTTCTTTTTGGGGAGGCAGTGCTCAGGGTAGTAGGGCCCACAAAGGTCCCCCAGGTCCTTGAAGTTGGCGGGGTTTTGGCAGAGGCAGCAAACAAGGCAAGAGGTACTGAGGGCCTTGGAGACCACGGGTCCCAGATGCATGGTAGAGGAAAGGGGCAGCAATGGCCGCTGCTGTGGGACAGTGCTCCCAGGCAGGGTGGCCAGCAGGACCCCAGCTGCGTCCTGCAGGGACCCCGAGGatgagaaggaggcagaggaggcagaggaggaaggcTTCCGCAGGGGTGTGGGCTCATCCCCAGGTGCGTTGACGACAGTGCAGACCATGGTGAATGCGTCTCGCTTCTCTACCCGCACGAAGGGCGAGAAGGATGGGGTGCGGCTGTCTGCCCGCAGCCGCTTGCATGAGGAAATGTACTTGAGGCGGATTTCAGGTTCAGTGGGATCCAAGGGCAGCAactgctgccgccgccgccgcctggcACGCCCCTTGCAGGGTGAGGAGCTGGCATTCTTGGCCCGGCCCCGTGCCAGGCGCTTCCGCTTAGAGTAGCTGCTGTAGTTGGCATGGCCCGGCTGCTTCTGCGCCCTGGTCTGGGGCTGGCAGGACTGGCCCTCAGGGAGTTGGGGGGCCAAGCCCAGCTCCTCTGTCTTTGGCTTCTTGCTGCCTCCCCCAGGGCTGTCCTCACTGCCCCCCTGACTGCTGGCTTGGTCTCGGGGAGCCAGGAGCCCAGCTGGGCCAAGGTGGGGCCTCTTTTCCAGGGGTCCTTTGGGGagccccagggccctgccctTGCGGCTTCTTTTCCTGGGGGCCAGGCCCTCGGCCCCAGGTGGCAAGGTCTCGGAGGCCATGAAGGCCTCTGTTTGGAAACAGGTGGCAGAGGTGGTGGTGGCAGCCAGCTTCTTACTGGTGAACAGTCTCCCCCTCAAGGGCCGACTGGCAGGGTCTCTGCACACTGGCTCAGGCCCCAGAGTTCCTGGAAGCTTCTGCCTGGCACCTACAGTACAGAGGCCTTCCTCCATCCCCAGTGGGCTACCCCCAGTGCTCTTGGGCCCACCATGGTCCTTGTCTGGGCCAGTTGGGCTTAGGGGGTGGCCGGGCAGGGCCCCTGGCGCCCTGCAGGCAAACTTCTTGAGGCTGGGTGAGGTGATCTTCTGAACAATGGCCTCCAGCTTCAGCCCCCGGCCCTTACGTGGCGGCAGCACCTTGGTCTTCATGGCACCAGGGGAGGCGGCACGGGAGCTGGGCTTGGGACCATGATCTGGGCCCTCAGGAGGTGGGGGCTTGGCACCTGGCTCCTCCAGGGCCTGGCAGGGTTTGGCCTTCTTGGGGGAGGCCAGCCTCTTGAAGAGGGTGTGTGGGCCCTGGGCATGCTCTTCCTTGGTGTCCCCGAGGCCGCTGCTCCGCAGGGCCAGGCTGCGCTTCTTGGCAGGCACGGGGCCTGGAAAGCCTATTTTCCTCTTGAGTGCATGCAGGGGCCGGTCCGGGAGCTTGTCACCAGCAGCTGTAGGGGGTTTGTGCACCCTGGCCCGTGGACCCCCCCGGGCATCCTTTGGGGGGCTGCcgtcagtggtggtggtgggggtcatGGGCAGGTGGTGGTTGGTCAGCAGTTTCTTGGTGGCACGGCAGGGAGGTAGCCGGCTCTCGGATGGGAGCCGCCGGCGCTTGGAGTGGAAGGCCTCCTGGGTCTTGGTGCGGGAGCGCAGGATCATGGAGCGCTGATCCTTGCCTGGGCGGCCTGGTGAGTCTGGCTCCTTGGTTTTAGAGCCCACAGGGCTGCTGTCTGAAGCCACGGGCAGGGCAGCAGGGTTACTGGGACTTGAGGCGGCCTTGGGTGAGGGTTTCCCCACACGTTTGCCTGACTTGAAGGCTGCACGCTGCTTGCCCCCCAGCTTGTCTGCAGGCGCAGGGGTGGTGGGCAAGCCAGGGGGCCCCGGTGTGCGGGGCTCGCTCAGGGCTGTGAGAGAGCGTGTACACATCCTGGGGAGCCCCTCTGAGGGTGCCCGgcctggagcccctgctccctccaTCTGGGCCTGGGGAGGCCCTCCACAGGACTCAGGGAGCAGCAGGTCCTTGGGCAATGCTGGTGCCCGGCAAGGTGAGTCCTCTACCTCGGGAAGCCCCCTCTGCACCCGCCGGCTGCGTAGGCTCTTGCCACGAGGTACTGGCTCCTTCTTGGAAATAGGTGCCTCAGGCTTCTGTGCCAGGGTGGAATCAGGGACCCGGGTAGCAGCATCCCCTGTGGTCAGCACACAGCCAGATGCTGCATCCCCTGCCTTCATATGGGACAGGGAGGACTCAAACCAGCTGTGTACCTTGGACTCGGCGCCCACGGTGGGACCCAGCAGGAGGACAGAGTCCCCCGACAGGGGGCATGGGGAGCCCCAGCTGGCCTTGGGGTCCAGGGCCTCACCTGCCTCCTCCTTGGCACAGGCCATTGTGGCCTTGGGTGACAATGGGTCCTGCAGTCCGGGCCTCTGCTCGGGGCTGCCCAGCAGCTCGCACAGGGAGGAgtactcctcctctgcctccaggTCCTCCTTCCGGCTCGCAGGTGGGAGCAGAGGCAGGTCCCCAAAGTCTGCAGGGCAGCAGTGGCGGCTGTCATCCAGCCACTGGTCAGCCTTGCCTACATCAGAGCACTGCAGCAGCCCGCCCACCTCCTCCTTCACACCGCCTCCCTCCTCTTGCTTGAAGTCCCGAGGAACTGCCGCCTTCTCCCCTGGGGGCTCCTCCTCTGGGAAGTGCAGACAGGCAGGGGCCTCGTGGGTGTTCTCCTTGCTGTCTGCTGCTGGCCCACCAGGCTCCAGGCCCTTAGCGAGCTCCCCGGCATGCAGCCCCCACCTGGGACAGGCATCCCCCAAGTTCTCCTCGGGCCAGGCAAATGGGTTGGTACCATCCACTGCACCAGCAGTGGCCGAGTCAGGGAAGCAGTCAAAGGCCGAGGCAGTGGTGGGGTCTGAGGCAGTCTTGGGGCCAAAGGAGAGGGTACCAGCTGGCTTCTTGGGGTCAGGGGCAGAAAACCCCACTGAGGGGTCCTCGAACAGGCTGGGGCTGAAGTCCTTGGTACTGCTGCCACTCTTGTCCAGTTGCAGGGCATCAGGCAGGGCCTCAGGCTCTCCAGGCCTTGGTGGCCATGTGCCCTTGGTTGAAGGGTCCAGGCAAGTGCCGTGGTTCTCCAGAGAGAAGGTGGGCTTGTCAGTGTCCTTGGCCAGGCCGGGAGGCTCAGGCCATGTCTTGTCAGCCTTGTCGTCCATAGCATCCTGCAGGCCCAGGATCTCAGAGGCCAGGTCCTCGGGTGCTAGGGCGCTGAGCAGCAGGCGTGGGCAGTCCCGCTCGGCTGCCACAAACTTGGAAAAGCTGTCAAGCGGCAGGCTGCCCTGCAGGCTCTGGAAGGAGTCGTCAGACTTGGTGGACATGTCGTCAGGTGAGGTGACTGAGCAGGTGGACACAGACTCGGGCTTGGCCTTGGGGCCGCCACTACCCCGGCCTGGGCTGGCACCCCCACGGGCCTGGCCACAGTAGAGGAAGCTGCGCTCTAGTGGGTCCTCAGAGCCACTCAGGTAGTCAGCCTCAGGCGGCTCAGCATGTGTGGACTGTGGTGTGCTGCTCAGTGGCTCTGACAGTGGTGTGCCCGCAGGCTCAGCTGAGTAGCCACTGGCATCGGGGCTGCAGTGCTGGCCCTTGTGCGGCTCGGGTGTGCGTGAGGCTAGGCCCTTGGCAGCCTTTTTTTGTGGCACTGCAGCCTTGGAGAGCAGCAGCTGCTGCACGGTGTTGGAGATGTTCTCCACCTGTGAGGTCAATGCTGACAGGCTCTGCAGACTTAGGTCCGATAGCAGGTTCTCAGGCAGCTTATCTTTCTGCAGCGGCTTGCAGTTGGTGGTCTGTGCAGTGTCCACAGAGCCCCCGGCTGCATCTGTTGGAGAAGGGTTGAGCAGCGGCATAAAGTGGCTGTGTTCGGCCAGACCGCCAGTGGGGGCTGCGGTGGCAGAGGCGGCAGTAGAGGCGGCAGGGAAGGTGCTAGAGCCGAGAGGTGCCTGATTGTAGGGGAAGCCTTCCAGGTTGGGCATGAGCGGCGAGGGCGTGGAGCTGTAGGATGGGGAGCGGCCCACAGAGCGTGCAGGGGAGTGGCTGGAGCTGGGGCTGAAGGTCTGGTAGTACTGCTCTGGAGTGCGCACGCTACCATCAGGCTGGCAGTAGCCAGGGCCCTGTTGCCCATAGTGTTGGTACTTGGCGAGGTTCTGGAAGTGGAGGGCTTCCTGGGCATGGTGTCGGCTCTGCAGGgcttgctgttgctgctgctgcttttgttGCTCATAACCCAGTCGGCTAGCTGGGTAGGCGTGGAGGCTCTGCACCCGCTGCCCCGGGGCCAGGCTGGCACTGGTGGCCAGCGGCCGGTCGTGGGGCTGGGCTGAGGGTGCCGTGCAGCTCTTGTAGGAGTGGGTGCCCTGCCCACTGCCAGGGCCACCAGAAGAGTAGGTAGAGGAGGCAGGGAAGGACTGGGAGTGCTGGGGGAAGTGGCTACCCTGCGGGAAGGGCAGCTGCGGTGAGGCCAGATCACCCTGCAGTTTCTGCCTCTGGAGCTTAGGGTACCCAGGCATGGGCTGTGGTTGTGGGGCCTGCTGCGGCAGCTGTGGGGGTACATGCAGGGAGTGGGTCCGGAAGGGCAGCTGGCCCCCCTGTTCTGGGTACTGCCGGCCAGGGGGCACAGCTGTCTTCTTCAGCAAGTTCTCCTCATACTTGCCCACGCCCCCAGGCAGTGGCTGCGGCTggggaggtggaggctggggTGCCCCCCAGGCCTGCATGCCCTCCTCGCCTGAGTATCGACCTGGGTAGGGGCTGCTATCCTGGACGTAGCCAGGGAAGGCTGGCCGGGCCTGCAGACTCTGCTGGGAGGAGGCCAGGCCCTTGGTGGCACGCGCTGTGCCCACTGGGGTGCCTGCACCCTCGTAGGCTGGGTAGGGCTGTGGGTAGTAGTCCTTGGCCAGCAGCCGCTGCCGCTCACAGCTCAGCCCGGCCCCCGGGCCCTGCTGCCGGTAGCTCTCCAGGCGTGATGTCTCCGGGGCAGTCTGCTGGTAGCTCTGCTGTTTGCCATGGAAACCACACCTTTCTCGAAAAGACTGCATGACTCGGGCTGCTTATCtgtgaaaagagagggagaggagggaggagggagcatGGATGATGAGCAAGggagggggtagagggagagTGATTCAGAAGGGCCATTTCCTTTGCCTCAGAGCTCCCTCTGCTCACACCGCCTGCAGCTCTTAATTGCACcccctcccagcaccaccaccagctgtGCAGAAATCGACAACTTCTGTGGCGGGAGGTGTGTGCGCAGTGATGCCAGTGACAGGCCTTGCAGCTGGGCCTCGCCAAGGACAGCCACCGCTGTGGCAGGCTAGGTGGCGCCATGTAGGCCCCCAGGgataccccccccccagtttaAAATCATTTAACATCCAACCCTGCTCCCATATCCCCCCATCAGAATACTGTTGGGGCCTGGCATTCATTCCCCTGCTTTGACTCCTATACCTTCTctcactgtcttgccatcctgaATCTGTCTGAGCCTCCTGCAGATGGCCATAAGGGCAAGGGAGGGAAGCATTACAAGGACACCCAGGGATGCAGGATGGCACCTCCCccacctgtgtttttttttttttttaacatcacaGGTGTGGAAACAGATTGCATGACTCAATGCTGGAGAGGCAACGCCAGCTCCAGAGCAGgcccctgtggggggtggggggtgggggggaagagccTGACCAGTCCCACACCCCATCTCTAGTCCCCACCCCAGGGTCATGGCCAGGGCAAGCCACTCCAACAGTCCATCTGTTCATGATTTTAGGATTCAGGTCTGTGTAGGACTCAGCAGCTAACCTGCCCTAAGAGGATGGAAGATGGTGGGAAGAGTAACTGAAACCACAAAACAGCCAGGACCCCAGAACCCAGGCTTAATGCCACTTAAATGACCAGGCACCCCAGAAGTtgggcagagaggagaggggtgTTACGGGTATAAGAGGAATCACCTGGTGGGGCTGCTGGTAGGTagccctgtgtgtatgtgtgtgtgtgtggggggggggctcagccaGGAAGAAGCCAGCTCAAGGTTACACAGCTTGGCAACCTGGGGCAGGGACTCCCCAGTTCCTATCCCCAACATGGGGCTACAGGATTATAGGAGGTCCAGAAAGGCTCagaaagaggcacagagagagaaaagggaaagaggctATGCCACAAGGGCAGGGGCCTAAGGCTATGGGAAGCTCCCCGCACCAACACCAaggagcaacacacacacacacacacacacacacacacacacattcaccctTCCCTTGAGGCTAGATTAAAAATCACAGAAactgcctgctgcctgcctgccagcttggttagtgtgtgtgtgtgtgtgtgtgggggggggcaggggctacTGAGAACTTCCCCCTCAGATAGATATTCCCTGACCCAGCCCACTCCCCAGGGGAAGGTTAGGGCCAGACCACCTCTGGTGACCCCAACCCTGATAGGAACCCTGGTAGATCCTCTCCCTGAGGTCAATAGGGTCAGCAGCCAGATtcccccatccatccatctctctctctctctctctctcacacacacacacacacacacacacacacacacacacacacactggcagcCAGACCTCATATATCTACAGATTGCATTTTGGCTTTTATTAGTCCCAGATCACTCTCATTTCCTGCTGGGTGTCCTGTGGACATCATTAACATTTCCATTGTTaggggaaaattatatatatatatatatatatatatatatatatatatatatatatatcctgcctTCACCAAAACACATCACCAAGAgcattatttaaaaagagaaagggtatTAGGGCTAGtgtcccccatgtccccacccccaccctttaaTCAGTCCAGCTGCTTGTCTTTTAATTGAGCCAGAGCTGAAGGTTCAGCCGGATCCCCAAAGCACCCGAGCAGCTGGGTGTGTCGGCCCAAGCATCTACCTCCAAGAAAAGACAGCTCAATTAAAAAATGGAGAATGTGGCCCAAATGCTCACCCGACACAAGCCTCCAAGCTGGGCTGTGGGGCCCTGGAAGGGCAGGCTCAGGAACAAAGGCTTGGCGTCAGATGTGGCCAGTTctgccagcctggcccccacagaaaATGGGGTTGCTGCCTCTTTAAGAGCAGCCCCAGGCTctgttattattaattattatgattatgattacTTTCCAAGAGCACAAGGGAAggacatggagagggagaggcatgCACCAGGAGAGAAGGGGCAGAGGAAAACCCATGGGCAGGTGACCCTTGagcctgagaggaggaggaggaggaggaggaggaggaggaggaggaagaggaggaggaagaggaggaaaggaaggggccAGGACTTCCAGAGTCAGGTCCAGGTGGGGGGAGAAGACAATCCCCTCCATTTCTTCCACCTGACTCTTCTCCCAGATGCTGGTCAGGGTCTCAGCTCAAATATTTTCAAGGGCTGGCAAAATCCAAGcatacttggataatgtgctgctttgccacaggCATAACCAACATTCAAAGCCACacccaccacatggaaggaagtgttggtgctgtggtccctttcactttctctatctaaaaaaaggtttctaaatccatttatttattcacaataGGAGAGAGAGTGCATCAGTGTCACTCTGACACACACAGTGTCAGGAATTGTACCTCATGCTCgaaagcccaatgctttatccactataccacctcttaGGGGGTGTGCAAactgggaaggagggaggtgaGGGCACCAGAGAGGGACGTAtgttcaaggtcacacagcacAAAGCTGATCCAGGGTATAGCAATGGGCCTCACAGCCCCAACCGTCATCCACACCCCTTCCCCAAGGGCAATAGCAGCATCCTCAGAGGCCTTGGCAGCAGGACAGCTTGGTTTGTCAGCAGCACATAGATGGTGCCCTGGCCCGCAAGGCTTCTCAGGGGGTGCTCTGGACAGGCACCCTTTGCTGAACGGGGTTGCTCCAAGACCAGGGTCATACCTGGGTGGACTCCCCTCAGCTGGACTCACACCCAGAACTCCCATTTCCCAGGTAGGCAGTGTGGAACCCTGACAGCTCATGCTCCTATGGCTCTCCCAAACCAAGTCAGGCGCCCACTTGGACCCTACAGGGGTCCACCTTAGGGAGGAGCCATGTCCACATTAGGAAGGTTCATTGGTTAGGCAGTGGGCGAGTTCCTGGTGGCCTGGTGTTGCCATGGGCACATCTGTCCTTGGGCAGCTTGATGGAGAGCTCATTAAGCTCATAGCCTTTCCAGTCCCCCTAATTCCAGGCTGGGGTGGCTGCAGCTTTCAGGAGACTGTTTCGCCTGAGAGATGAGGGTggtgggagaggggaagagatgtaaaagctgcaagagagggagagagagagagagagagagagagagagagagagagagactttctatCTCCTGCAGCAGCTCCCAGGCTCCAGTCCACGACTCATCAGTCAAGGCCATTGTATGACCCCATTCCTCAACTGTAACCACAGGGAAAACATTTCCAAGCCCAACCCACTCAAGAtacaggaaggaggaagaggggaaagtcATCTGGACCTGGAGGCTGAGGCTGGGCTGGGGGGAGcttagaagggaggaggagagggtagGTTCCACCTTGGGCCTCTAGAGCAGCACTGGGTGATGAGCAGTAACTAGAAGGCCTTGATTAAAATGATAACTCACTGGCCAGGCTTCCTGCTATCCTATGAGCTCCACTGACAACCGCCTGGCTAGAATGGGGGTGAGTGGGAATGAGATCCTGACGACTCCCCAAGATGAGTGGGCCTACAGTCATGGGATCAGGAAGGGTTCTAGGGTCTGGGGCTCAGGCTACTGGGAAAGGCCTGCTTGGAGAAAAGGAGACCCATTACAGAACATAAAGAATCTCCCAGAaaggtagcctgggaggtggcactatGGCTAGAGTTCTGGACTCTCGagcgtgaggtcccaggttaaatcctggcatcacatgtgccagagagatgctctggatctctctctcccacccccctcatattaataagtaaatcttaaaaaaaataagtaaatcttaaaaccctctgaggttaagtgcacatattacagtaagcaaggacctggattcaagcccctagccttcaattgcagggggaaagcttcacaagcagtgaagcagtactgcagaactctctctctccccctttccctctcaatttctcattgtctctatccaaaacaaacaaaaaaaataaaaaaaaaaacaacttccaaGACAAATCTCTGAGCTGGCATCTCAATCAAGTCAATACTGTGAAAGTGGTACCCCCCATCACCACCCCAGTGCCTGTATATCACAGCTAGGGTGCTCAAGTCCACAGGCCCAAGAGTCCTGGTTGAACTGCTGGCCTCAGTTCTTCAGGACACATGTTCTCTGAGGACAGGGAGTCAGACAATTCCCACTCACAGGCATACCCTCCTTTCCAGAACACTGACTGACTGAGGGGACACTAAGCTTAGGAAGCCACTTGAGTGAAGCAAGAAGTTGGGGACAGAGGCTCAATAGGAATCCTGGACTCAAATAAAGAGGTGGAATGCTCATCTCTAACAGACTGCTTCCTACCAGGCAAATGCCCAGGATGTTCAACATAAGAGGGactcactttattttaattttatttgttattgggatAGGCATAAAGAGTATAAGAAACCACAgacctgaagcttcttccaatgcagtggaggccaggctgaaacctgggtagcacacatgacaaagcagtacactaagtGAGCCATCTTGCCTACTGTAAACTCACTCATTTTTAGAATGATGTTATCAATTCAGTAACAAATCTGGTGCCCCAGGGTTTGGGTACACCAGTTGGTGAGCTGTATTTAACCATGAACACTAGATGACAAATCCTGGCATGACTGAGGCACAAGGCATTCTCAGGGTCAGAGGAATGACCTTGGTGAGGAGGAAAGGATGGGTAGGACACTTGTGGGTGCTTAGTGTGGAAGAGTGGAAATTCCCTGgatccggtgtgtgtgtgtgtgtgtgtgtgtgtgtgtgtgtgtgtgtgtgtgtgtctatgtaggGGGGTAGGGGGTAGGACAGACTTGCAGGAACCAGTTAGGCTCAGGTTTAGCTGGGAGCAGGGAAGCCTGTGCCTACTTTGGGGATACAGAAACATGGGAGAGGTCTCACAAGCCAGGTCTTGTAAAGGCCCTCTGCCCCTGGCTTGGTCAGGCATCTCTTAAGGCTCATGGGTGGCAAAGAACACCGGGGACACCTTATGCCTGGCATGTGTCACCTCACCAGGATGGAGACTGAAGGCAGAACCTCATGCCTGGAAAAACTCAGGTTCCACCGAGCCAAGAGCTAGAGAGGCCCTGGATTCTATCCCCTGTAGCACCAACAGCCAGAACCAGTGTTCTAGGCTGGCTGGGTGATGAAGCCATGGGGGCAGGGGATGTGTGTGATTAAGGATGCCACCTGCAGCTGGCAGGGGTGCCAGTGCAGCAGCCAATCCAATCCCAAGGGAGAGGATTGTGTCTGCTTTacacagccctgctccccaggggtggggggggatgagCTAAGTAGAGCTCTTCCAGGAAGACTCTGGCTGAGGCAGGGGCAAGGAAGGGGCAGCTAGCACTCCCTCTGTCCTCATACACCCATCCCTGGCCGCCCCACAAGATCACCCCTACTTGTGAGCAGCCCGCATCATTGGGAGAGGAGGGCTCCAGCCTATCACTGTCACTCCTCCTCCCTTTTGCCACCAAGGGCAGCTGTAACAGTGGGCTGTCACAGGAACACTTTTTCCACTGAGCAGAGGCTAGGTCAAAtatccaccccccctttttttttagcagaAGGATGCTCTGAGACCCAGAGAGGATCATCCCTGTTCCCCAGAGGGCCTGCTGGCCACCCCAACtcacagctgggggtgggggcacaaaGGTGTCCAGTGTCCTCTTTGCAAAAGAACCCCTTTCCCCAGTTTATGCAGCCCccccatacacatacatatatacacatcctGACAGGCCCGCCCCTCGCTGCCATTCCACCTGGGGGAGCCAGTAAGACCCCCTCCGCAGCCCCAGGGGAGGAAGCGCCTGTCAGGCTGCGCCGGCGTGTCAAATCCTCTTGCTGCCTAATTGTGAGACGGCGGCGTTTAAAGCAACGCTTTTCCTGGCCGCCTGCCACACCGCAAAGTGCTtggtataattttattattaaggGGAGAGAAGgcgagggagggggctgggcgggtgggggaggggggcgaaGGAGGGAGGTGGCTTGTCCAGGCGGGTGGAGGGCTGTGCTGGCCTCGCAGCTGGCGCTGTGACCCGGCTAAGTGCGCATTCAGGCCACACTGGGGGGACAgggggggtgggtgtgtgtgtgacggggggggggggccggcGCTCCACACAAGGGGGTGATACGGTGGGCTGTCCCCCTGTCCACATGCGCCCCCTCTGGCCGCCGGGAGGGGGAACatcatgcgggggggggggcggactgGGACCATGGGGGCCGGGGAACCCGCCGCAACAGCCCTCTAAGACAAAGGCG
Above is a window of Erinaceus europaeus chromosome 12, mEriEur2.1, whole genome shotgun sequence DNA encoding:
- the RAI1 gene encoding retinoic acid-induced protein 1, coding for MQSFRERCGFHGKQQSYQQTAPETSRLESYRQQGPGAGLSCERQRLLAKDYYPQPYPAYEGAGTPVGTARATKGLASSQQSLQARPAFPGYVQDSSPYPGRYSGEEGMQAWGAPQPPPPQPQPLPGGVGKYEENLLKKTAVPPGRQYPEQGGQLPFRTHSLHVPPQLPQQAPQPQPMPGYPKLQRQKLQGDLASPQLPFPQGSHFPQHSQSFPASSTYSSGGPGSGQGTHSYKSCTAPSAQPHDRPLATSASLAPGQRVQSLHAYPASRLGYEQQKQQQQQQALQSRHHAQEALHFQNLAKYQHYGQQGPGYCQPDGSVRTPEQYYQTFSPSSSHSPARSVGRSPSYSSTPSPLMPNLEGFPYNQAPLGSSTFPAASTAASATAAPTGGLAEHSHFMPLLNPSPTDAAGGSVDTAQTTNCKPLQKDKLPENLLSDLSLQSLSALTSQVENISNTVQQLLLSKAAVPQKKAAKGLASRTPEPHKGQHCSPDASGYSAEPAGTPLSEPLSSTPQSTHAEPPEADYLSGSEDPLERSFLYCGQARGGASPGRGSGGPKAKPESVSTCSVTSPDDMSTKSDDSFQSLQGSLPLDSFSKFVAAERDCPRLLLSALAPEDLASEILGLQDAMDDKADKTWPEPPGLAKDTDKPTFSLENHGTCLDPSTKGTWPPRPGEPEALPDALQLDKSGSSTKDFSPSLFEDPSVGFSAPDPKKPAGTLSFGPKTASDPTTASAFDCFPDSATAGAVDGTNPFAWPEENLGDACPRWGLHAGELAKGLEPGGPAADSKENTHEAPACLHFPEEEPPGEKAAVPRDFKQEEGGGVKEEVGGLLQCSDVGKADQWLDDSRHCCPADFGDLPLLPPASRKEDLEAEEEYSSLCELLGSPEQRPGLQDPLSPKATMACAKEEAGEALDPKASWGSPCPLSGDSVLLLGPTVGAESKVHSWFESSLSHMKAGDAASGCVLTTGDAATRVPDSTLAQKPEAPISKKEPVPRGKSLRSRRVQRGLPEVEDSPCRAPALPKDLLLPESCGGPPQAQMEGAGAPGRAPSEGLPRMCTRSLTALSEPRTPGPPGLPTTPAPADKLGGKQRAAFKSGKRVGKPSPKAASSPSNPAALPVASDSSPVGSKTKEPDSPGRPGKDQRSMILRSRTKTQEAFHSKRRRLPSESRLPPCRATKKLLTNHHLPMTPTTTTDGSPPKDARGGPRARVHKPPTAAGDKLPDRPLHALKRKIGFPGPVPAKKRSLALRSSGLGDTKEEHAQGPHTLFKRLASPKKAKPCQALEEPGAKPPPPEGPDHGPKPSSRAASPGAMKTKVLPPRKGRGLKLEAIVQKITSPSLKKFACRAPGALPGHPLSPTGPDKDHGGPKSTGGSPLGMEEGLCTVGARQKLPGTLGPEPVCRDPASRPLRGRLFTSKKLAATTTSATCFQTEAFMASETLPPGAEGLAPRKRSRKGRALGLPKGPLEKRPHLGPAGLLAPRDQASSQGGSEDSPGGGSKKPKTEELGLAPQLPEGQSCQPQTRAQKQPGHANYSSYSKRKRLARGRAKNASSSPCKGRARRRRRQQLLPLDPTEPEIRLKYISSCKRLRADSRTPSFSPFVRVEKRDAFTMVCTVVNAPGDEPTPLRKPSSSASSASFSSSGSLQDAAGVLLATLPGSTVPQQRPLLPLSSTMHLGPVVSKALSTSCLVCCLCQNPANFKDLGDLCGPYYPEHCLPKKKPKLKEKVRPEGSLEEVSPPLERTLKGFECVAATTAAATSGKPPRPEGPADPIKQGSLRTSTRGLSRRLQSCYCCDGRGEGGSEEAALADKSRRHECSKEAPAEQGGDTQEHWVHEACAVWTAGVYLVAGKLFGLQEAMKVALDMTCTGCQEVGATIGCCHKGCMHTYHYPCASEAGCIFVEDNFSLKCPKHKRLPL